A single Euzebya sp. DNA region contains:
- a CDS encoding response regulator, which yields MGGDRILVVDNETDIRRFVEVNLRLEGFEVVVAGDGPEGLQRAFESDPALVLLDVMMPGIDGIEVCRRLRADPRTSHIPVILLTAKSMTVDKVVGLAAGADDYVLKPFDPMELVARVRTTLRRAADLRGASPLTGLPGNHRIETEISRRLEDDQPVAGAYVDLNDFKSYNDHYGFLEGDKVIQATAQVLREALTTGGTADSFLGHIGGDDFVMVFHPSLIDDVCIQGIRRFDEMIPALYATEDLERGHLELQDRRGQTQRYGLISMAIGATSNTQRTFIDHRQMVSVATEMKSHVKRSSPGRSAYAVDGRSG from the coding sequence ATGGGCGGTGACCGGATCCTCGTGGTCGACAACGAGACGGACATCCGCCGCTTCGTGGAGGTGAACCTCCGGCTGGAGGGGTTCGAGGTCGTCGTCGCCGGAGACGGGCCCGAGGGGCTCCAACGCGCGTTCGAGTCCGACCCCGCCCTGGTCCTCCTCGACGTGATGATGCCCGGCATCGACGGGATCGAGGTGTGCCGTCGGCTGCGCGCCGACCCCCGCACCAGCCACATCCCGGTGATCCTGCTGACCGCCAAGTCCATGACCGTCGACAAGGTCGTGGGCCTGGCCGCCGGCGCCGACGACTACGTCCTGAAGCCCTTCGACCCGATGGAGCTCGTCGCCCGCGTGCGCACCACCCTGCGGCGCGCCGCGGACCTCCGGGGCGCCTCGCCCCTCACCGGCCTGCCGGGCAACCACCGCATCGAGACCGAGATCTCCCGCCGGCTGGAGGACGACCAGCCCGTCGCGGGCGCCTACGTCGACCTGAACGACTTCAAGTCCTACAACGACCACTACGGCTTCCTCGAGGGCGACAAGGTCATCCAGGCCACCGCGCAGGTCCTCCGCGAGGCGCTCACCACCGGCGGGACCGCCGACTCGTTCCTCGGCCACATCGGCGGGGACGACTTCGTGATGGTGTTCCACCCCTCCCTCATCGACGACGTGTGCATCCAGGGGATCCGGCGCTTCGACGAGATGATCCCCGCCCTGTACGCCACCGAGGACCTCGAGCGCGGCCACCTCGAGCTGCAGGACCGCCGCGGCCAGACCCAGCGCTACGGGCTGATCAGCATGGCGATCGGGGCGACGTCCAACACCCAGCGGACCTTCATCGACCACCGCCAGATGGTCTCGGTCGCCACCGAGATGAAGTCGCACGTCAAGCGGTCGAGCCCCGGCCGCTCCGCCTACGCCGTCGACGGCCGCTCGGGCTGA
- the ribD gene encoding bifunctional diaminohydroxyphosphoribosylaminopyrimidine deaminase/5-amino-6-(5-phosphoribosylamino)uracil reductase RibD, with product MDHDDLSRLDRAFALGERGRGRTSPNPFVGCVLVAGQQVVGEGWTQPPPGPHAEAVALAQAGEAARGATAYVTLEPCAHVGRTPPCTEALIAAGVRRVVAALADPNPIAGGGVDRLRAAGIAVDVDVAADRARRVHEVFLHGLTHDRPFVIAKTASSIDGYIADHTGASRWITGPGAREAGHRLRAEVDAVLVGSGTALADDPALTVRLPGWDGPQPRRVVLDRRGRLRGRPDLRLLTDRAADTVVLDSATPEDALAALHADGIRSVLVEGGAGVIGGFLASGLIDRFEVHLAGVVLGQGLSPVAGRFDLADAPRLELASAVVCDDDVLVTAYPRRADADEPQG from the coding sequence GTGGACCACGACGACCTGAGCCGGCTGGACCGCGCCTTCGCGCTCGGTGAGCGGGGCCGCGGGCGGACCAGCCCCAACCCGTTCGTCGGGTGCGTGCTCGTCGCCGGCCAGCAGGTCGTGGGGGAGGGGTGGACCCAGCCCCCGCCCGGTCCGCACGCCGAGGCGGTCGCCCTGGCCCAGGCCGGCGAGGCCGCCCGCGGCGCGACGGCCTACGTGACCCTCGAGCCGTGCGCCCACGTCGGTCGCACCCCGCCGTGCACCGAGGCGCTGATCGCCGCCGGCGTCCGCCGGGTGGTCGCCGCGCTGGCCGACCCCAACCCGATCGCGGGGGGAGGGGTGGATCGCCTCCGCGCCGCCGGGATCGCCGTCGACGTCGACGTGGCCGCCGACCGGGCCCGCCGGGTCCACGAGGTGTTCCTGCACGGCCTGACCCACGACCGCCCGTTCGTCATCGCGAAGACCGCGAGCAGCATCGACGGCTACATCGCCGACCACACCGGCGCGTCGCGATGGATCACCGGCCCGGGTGCCCGCGAGGCCGGCCACAGGCTGCGCGCCGAGGTCGATGCGGTCCTGGTCGGCAGCGGCACCGCCCTCGCCGACGACCCGGCCCTGACCGTCCGCCTGCCCGGGTGGGATGGACCGCAACCGCGTCGGGTGGTCCTCGACCGGCGGGGCAGGCTCCGCGGGCGGCCGGACCTGCGGCTCCTCACCGATCGCGCCGCCGACACCGTCGTGCTCGACTCCGCGACGCCGGAGGACGCCCTGGCCGCCCTGCACGCCGACGGGATCCGCAGCGTCCTGGTGGAGGGCGGGGCCGGCGTGATCGGCGGGTTCCTCGCCTCAGGGCTGATCGACCGCTTCGAGGTCCACCTGGCCGGCGTGGTCCTCGGGCAGGGCCTGTCACCGGTCGCCGGGCGGTTCGACCTGGCCGACGCGCCGCGGCTCGAGTTGGCGAGCGCGGTCGTGTGCGACGACGATGTGCTGGTGACGGCGTACCCGCGCCGCGCAGATGCCGACGAACCCCAGGGCTGA
- a CDS encoding riboflavin synthase: MFTGLVEEVGEVADLRRAEGSAVLEISCQVVLDGSEVGDSIAVNGCCLTITDLRPEGSFTCDMMGETLDRTALGDLTPGDPVNLERAMRAGGRLGGHLVQGHVDGVTTVRSIDPHEEWTTVTYALPPRLSRYVVEKGSITIDGVSLTVAAVGDDWFSVGLIPHTLEVTTHGIRGVGDRVDLEVDVIAKYVERMLSAGVTSPYSPGGDS; encoded by the coding sequence GTGTTCACCGGACTGGTCGAAGAGGTCGGCGAGGTCGCAGACCTCCGCCGGGCCGAGGGGTCCGCGGTGCTCGAGATCAGCTGCCAGGTGGTGCTCGACGGCTCGGAGGTCGGCGACTCGATCGCCGTGAACGGCTGCTGCCTGACCATCACCGACCTGCGCCCCGAGGGCTCGTTCACCTGCGACATGATGGGCGAGACCCTCGACCGCACCGCGCTCGGCGACCTCACGCCGGGCGACCCGGTGAACCTCGAGCGGGCGATGCGCGCCGGCGGCCGGCTCGGCGGCCACCTGGTGCAGGGGCACGTCGACGGGGTCACGACGGTCCGGTCCATCGATCCGCACGAGGAGTGGACGACGGTCACCTACGCCCTGCCACCCCGCCTGTCCCGCTACGTCGTCGAGAAGGGCTCGATCACGATCGACGGGGTCTCCCTGACCGTCGCGGCGGTGGGCGACGACTGGTTCTCCGTCGGGCTGATCCCCCACACCCTCGAGGTGACGACCCACGGCATCCGCGGCGTCGGCGACCGCGTCGACCTCGAGGTGGACGTCATCGCGAAGTACGTCGAGCGGATGCTGTCCGCCGGCGTCACCTCCCCCTACTCCCCGGGCGGTGACTCGTGA
- a CDS encoding bifunctional 3,4-dihydroxy-2-butanone-4-phosphate synthase/GTP cyclohydrolase II: MSRGFSSIPDAIAAVGRGEVVVVVDDEDRENEGDLIMAAEAVTPEKIAFFLHHTSGYICAAITKERASHLELPPMVTDNTDPMRTNYLVTVDARQGTSTGISAADRATTIHALIDPATRPHDLSRPGHVVPLGAVPGGVLKRAGHTEAAVDLARLAGLAPAGVLCEIVDAKKTDMARLPELRDFAAEHDLHIISIADLIAWRRRSERLVHRLAEASIPTPYGTFRAVGYHSDMDGHDHVALVYGSPENKPNVLVRMHSECLTGDIFGSLRCDCGPQLHDSMRKIAQEGEGVIVYIRGHEGRGIGIMHKLQAYKLQDDGRDTIEANIELGFPADARDYGTGAQILVDLGLSTLRLLSNNPAKRAGLEGYGLEIVERVPIETAPTAENLRYLQTKRDRMGHTLTRLDTLSDVAGGAAGEDTDDASA; encoded by the coding sequence GTGAGCCGCGGCTTCAGCTCCATCCCCGACGCGATCGCCGCGGTCGGCCGCGGCGAGGTCGTCGTCGTCGTCGACGACGAGGACCGCGAGAACGAGGGCGACCTGATCATGGCCGCCGAGGCCGTGACGCCGGAGAAGATCGCGTTCTTCCTCCACCACACGTCCGGCTACATCTGCGCCGCGATCACCAAGGAGCGCGCCAGCCACCTCGAGCTGCCGCCGATGGTGACCGACAACACCGACCCGATGCGGACCAACTACCTTGTCACCGTCGACGCCAGGCAGGGCACGTCGACCGGCATCAGCGCCGCGGACCGCGCGACGACCATCCACGCGCTGATCGACCCGGCCACCCGCCCCCACGACCTGTCCCGACCCGGTCACGTGGTGCCCCTCGGCGCGGTGCCGGGCGGGGTGCTCAAGCGGGCCGGGCACACCGAGGCGGCCGTCGACCTCGCCCGCCTGGCGGGCCTCGCCCCGGCCGGTGTGCTGTGCGAGATCGTCGACGCGAAGAAGACCGACATGGCCCGGCTGCCGGAGCTGCGGGACTTCGCCGCCGAGCACGACCTGCACATCATCTCCATCGCCGACCTGATCGCGTGGCGGCGACGGTCCGAGCGGCTCGTCCACCGGCTGGCCGAGGCGTCGATCCCCACGCCCTACGGGACCTTCCGGGCCGTCGGCTACCACTCGGACATGGACGGCCACGACCACGTCGCCCTGGTCTACGGCAGCCCCGAGAACAAGCCGAACGTGCTGGTCCGGATGCACTCGGAGTGCCTCACCGGCGACATCTTCGGGTCCCTCCGCTGCGACTGCGGCCCGCAGCTGCACGACTCGATGCGCAAGATCGCCCAGGAGGGCGAGGGCGTGATCGTCTACATCCGCGGCCACGAGGGCCGCGGCATCGGCATCATGCACAAGCTGCAGGCCTACAAGCTGCAGGACGACGGCCGCGACACGATCGAGGCGAACATCGAGCTCGGCTTCCCCGCCGACGCGCGCGACTACGGCACCGGGGCGCAGATCCTCGTCGACCTGGGCCTGTCGACCCTCCGGCTGCTCAGCAACAACCCGGCGAAGCGCGCCGGCCTCGAGGGCTACGGCCTCGAGATCGTCGAGCGCGTGCCGATCGAGACCGCCCCGACGGCCGAGAACCTGCGGTACCTGCAGACCAAGCGGGACCGGATGGGGCATACCCTGACCCGACTGGACACCCTGAGCGACGTGGCGGGCGGGGCCGCCGGCGAGGACACCGACGATGCGAGTGCATGA
- the ribH gene encoding 6,7-dimethyl-8-ribityllumazine synthase, with amino-acid sequence MRVHEGSLDGSGLRVAIIASRFNDTVVQRLVDGAASCLTRHGVADDDVALYWVPGAWEIPLVAKRLADGGGVDAVVALGAVVRGQTAHCDYVAGESAALGRVALETGVPMAFGVLTTETWEQATDRSGGKLGNKGWEAALAAIETANLLKAL; translated from the coding sequence ATGCGAGTGCATGAGGGCAGCCTGGACGGCAGCGGCCTGCGGGTGGCGATCATCGCCAGCCGCTTCAACGACACGGTCGTGCAGCGGCTGGTCGACGGCGCCGCGTCGTGCCTGACCCGCCACGGCGTCGCCGACGACGACGTCGCGCTGTACTGGGTGCCGGGCGCCTGGGAGATCCCGCTGGTCGCCAAGCGGCTGGCGGACGGGGGAGGGGTGGATGCCGTCGTCGCCCTCGGCGCGGTCGTCCGCGGCCAGACCGCCCACTGCGACTACGTCGCCGGCGAGTCCGCCGCGCTCGGCCGGGTCGCGCTCGAGACCGGTGTCCCGATGGCCTTCGGCGTGCTGACCACCGAGACGTGGGAGCAGGCGACCGACCGCTCCGGCGGCAAGCTCGGCAACAAGGGCTGGGAGGCCGCCCTCGCGGCCATCGAGACCGCCAACCTGCTGAAGGCGCTGTAG
- a CDS encoding chorismate mutase: MTDDPVLSELRARIDELDAALIRLMGERFEVTRKVGAHKREVGLPPADPAREEVQIARLRLLAEEADLDPTFSEKLLRLIIDEVIRDYARTGGTPGGSAP, translated from the coding sequence GTGACCGATGACCCCGTCCTGAGCGAGCTGCGCGCGCGCATCGACGAGCTCGACGCGGCGCTGATCCGGCTGATGGGGGAGCGCTTCGAGGTCACCCGCAAGGTCGGTGCCCACAAGCGCGAGGTCGGGCTGCCCCCCGCCGACCCGGCCCGCGAGGAGGTCCAGATCGCTCGCCTCCGCCTCCTGGCAGAGGAGGCCGACCTCGACCCGACGTTCTCGGAGAAGCTGCTGCGGCTCATCATCGACGAGGTGATCCGCGACTACGCCCGCACGGGGGGCACCCCAGGGGGCTCCGCCCCCTGA
- a CDS encoding aldehyde dehydrogenase family protein, with the protein MDRLETLTAGMPLIVGGDRVTTVPPDVAEAFRPGDAILVVAPARGVHGEVLHLPAPERDAARRAVDAAVSAFDAMGTVTDEQVSAFYDAFADALADDDAFAPIRAANERDVADARARGRSTTRLVLGERMRADMVAGLRGWRDMPSQRGQVTEVVSHEGWRVEQVVDRLGVVGFVFEGRPNVFADACGVLRTGNAVVFRIGSDALGTARAIVAHALEPALAAAGLPSGAASLVDSPARSAGWALFSDPRLALAVARGSGPATATLGAVARLAGIPVSLHGTGGAWIVAGPSASVTDFGEAVRRSLDRKVCNTLNTCAITADRADELVGVFLDALTAAGEARGVHAKLHVEEGSRSHVPDAWFDREVPIARAGGEVVEPQAEAIAPDRLGEEWEWEDSPEVTLVVVESVDDAVARFNAQSPRFVASLIAEDPAEHQRFFDTVDAPFVGNGLTRWVDGQYALDKPELGLSNWEGGRLFGRGGILSGDSVHTIRTRAVQDRPDIDR; encoded by the coding sequence ATGGACCGCTTGGAGACGCTGACCGCCGGCATGCCGCTCATCGTGGGCGGGGACCGGGTGACGACCGTGCCCCCGGACGTCGCCGAGGCCTTCAGGCCAGGCGACGCGATCCTGGTCGTCGCGCCCGCGCGCGGCGTCCACGGCGAGGTGCTGCACCTGCCCGCACCCGAGCGCGACGCCGCCCGCCGCGCCGTCGATGCCGCCGTCAGTGCGTTCGACGCCATGGGCACGGTCACCGACGAGCAGGTCTCGGCGTTCTACGACGCGTTCGCCGACGCCCTGGCCGACGACGACGCGTTCGCGCCGATCCGCGCCGCCAACGAGCGCGACGTCGCGGATGCCCGTGCGCGGGGCCGCTCGACCACCCGGCTGGTGCTCGGCGAGCGGATGCGCGCGGACATGGTCGCCGGCCTGCGCGGCTGGCGGGACATGCCCTCCCAGCGGGGGCAGGTCACCGAGGTGGTCTCCCACGAGGGCTGGAGGGTCGAGCAGGTCGTCGACCGCCTCGGCGTCGTCGGGTTCGTGTTCGAGGGCCGGCCCAACGTGTTCGCGGACGCCTGCGGGGTGCTCCGGACCGGCAACGCGGTCGTGTTCCGCATCGGCTCCGACGCGCTGGGCACGGCGCGGGCGATCGTCGCGCACGCCCTCGAGCCGGCCCTCGCCGCCGCGGGCCTGCCGTCGGGCGCGGCGTCGTTGGTGGACTCACCGGCCCGTTCGGCGGGGTGGGCGCTGTTCAGCGACCCGCGTCTGGCCCTCGCCGTCGCCCGCGGGTCGGGGCCGGCCACGGCGACGTTGGGGGCGGTGGCCCGGCTGGCGGGCATCCCGGTCAGCCTGCACGGCACCGGCGGGGCGTGGATCGTCGCGGGCCCGTCCGCGTCGGTGACGGACTTCGGCGAGGCGGTCCGCCGGTCGCTCGACCGGAAGGTGTGCAACACCCTCAACACCTGTGCGATCACGGCGGACCGCGCCGACGAGCTGGTCGGCGTCTTCCTCGACGCGCTGACCGCGGCCGGCGAGGCCCGGGGGGTGCACGCGAAGCTCCACGTGGAGGAGGGGTCGCGGTCCCACGTGCCCGACGCGTGGTTCGACCGGGAGGTCCCGATCGCGCGGGCCGGGGGCGAGGTGGTCGAACCGCAGGCCGAGGCGATCGCGCCCGACCGCCTGGGGGAGGAGTGGGAGTGGGAGGACTCCCCCGAGGTCACCCTCGTGGTGGTCGAGTCCGTCGACGACGCCGTCGCCCGGTTCAACGCCCAGAGCCCGCGGTTCGTCGCCAGCCTGATCGCCGAGGACCCCGCCGAGCACCAGCGGTTCTTCGACACCGTCGACGCGCCGTTCGTGGGGAACGGCCTGACCCGGTGGGTCGACGGCCAGTACGCGCTCGACAAGCCCGAGCTCGGCCTCTCGAACTGGGAGGGCGGCCGGCTGTTCGGCCGCGGGGGGATCCTGTCCGGCGACTCGGTCCACACCATCCGCACCCGCGCGGTCCAGGACCGCCCCGACATCGACCGGTAG
- a CDS encoding serine aminopeptidase domain-containing protein, with the protein MATHGRPDPRPARSRRRVTTPGRAAAGIGALAGVGGVVRWAAPASPLPPPTGPHPVGTTIVELEGPRTLPVQVWYPARAANGPGAPLFPASAGVARALAARYRIPAWTLRPIRRSRGTAIADATPAWTPADDGPVRGAVVISHGWLGFRTMHADLAEQLASEGWIVVAPDHVGGALAAQHPDGRVTGLEATLMPPDDAPDYRLRTAALVARYAEDLEAVVDAVAAGALSPLRPRADGVWLIGQSTGGGAATALAARDPRVRGVLGLDPWVQPVPSEARAALDVPMIAVRSGEWVGNGNDRLLTAMPTVELRAVPEARHADLTCLGYLSPVTRLVGLTTCDPRLPHDAALAAFADLVVR; encoded by the coding sequence ATGGCCACCCACGGACGCCCCGACCCACGTCCCGCGCGATCCCGCCGCCGCGTCACCACGCCCGGCCGCGCCGCCGCGGGCATCGGGGCGCTGGCCGGCGTCGGCGGCGTCGTCCGCTGGGCCGCGCCTGCCAGCCCGCTGCCCCCGCCGACCGGTCCGCACCCCGTGGGCACGACGATCGTCGAGCTGGAGGGGCCGCGGACCCTGCCGGTCCAGGTCTGGTACCCCGCGCGGGCTGCGAACGGGCCGGGCGCACCGCTGTTCCCGGCGAGCGCCGGGGTGGCCCGCGCCCTCGCGGCGCGCTACCGGATCCCGGCCTGGACCCTGCGACCGATCCGTCGCAGCCGCGGGACGGCGATCGCGGACGCGACCCCCGCCTGGACGCCGGCGGACGACGGGCCGGTCCGCGGCGCCGTCGTGATCAGCCACGGCTGGCTGGGGTTCCGGACGATGCACGCCGACCTGGCCGAGCAGCTCGCCAGCGAGGGGTGGATCGTCGTCGCCCCGGACCACGTCGGGGGTGCGCTGGCCGCACAGCACCCCGACGGACGGGTCACCGGCCTCGAGGCGACGCTGATGCCGCCCGATGACGCGCCGGACTACCGGCTCCGCACCGCCGCGCTGGTCGCGCGCTACGCCGAGGACCTCGAGGCCGTGGTGGACGCGGTGGCGGCCGGGGCGCTGAGCCCCCTCCGCCCCCGCGCCGACGGCGTCTGGCTGATCGGCCAGTCGACCGGCGGCGGGGCCGCGACGGCCCTCGCCGCGCGTGACCCGCGCGTCCGCGGGGTGCTGGGCCTCGACCCGTGGGTGCAGCCGGTCCCGTCGGAGGCCCGCGCCGCCCTGGACGTCCCGATGATCGCGGTGCGGAGCGGTGAGTGGGTCGGCAACGGCAACGACCGGCTGCTGACGGCGATGCCCACCGTCGAGCTCCGCGCGGTCCCCGAGGCCCGTCACGCCGACCTGACGTGCCTCGGGTACCTGTCACCGGTCACGCGGCTGGTGGGCCTGACGACGTGCGATCCCCGGTTGCCCCACGACGCAGCGCTGGCGGCGTTCGCGGACCTGGTCGTCCGCTAG
- a CDS encoding A24 family peptidase — MAGLVALLAGVLGLAFGSFANVVIHRVPEGRSVARPPSACPRCGTEIRPRDNIPVVSWLLLRGRCRDCGAPISPRYPVVELVCGALFAGTAWWLASADPPDWWALPAMGLFVWMLLVVTVIDYETRRIPNALTYPLTPALAVLLVVAALANGEPGRIVDVLIGGAGAFAFLLVLALINPRGMGMGDVKYAAFLGLGLGYVGLGAVVIGIFGAFLIGSVISIGLIVTRLRGRKDMIPFGPFLSIGALLALLFGSQIADAYLSAVGLA, encoded by the coding sequence ATGGCAGGACTGGTCGCGCTGCTCGCCGGGGTGCTCGGACTCGCGTTCGGGTCCTTCGCCAACGTCGTGATCCACCGGGTCCCCGAGGGGCGCAGCGTCGCCCGGCCGCCCTCCGCCTGCCCGCGGTGCGGGACCGAGATCCGGCCGCGCGACAACATCCCCGTCGTGTCCTGGCTGCTGCTACGGGGTCGTTGCCGCGACTGCGGTGCGCCGATCAGCCCTAGGTACCCGGTGGTCGAGCTGGTCTGCGGGGCCCTGTTCGCCGGGACGGCGTGGTGGCTCGCGTCGGCGGACCCGCCGGACTGGTGGGCACTGCCCGCCATGGGCCTGTTCGTGTGGATGCTCCTGGTCGTCACCGTCATCGACTACGAGACCCGCCGGATCCCGAACGCCCTGACCTACCCGCTGACGCCGGCCCTGGCGGTCCTGCTGGTGGTCGCGGCGCTGGCGAACGGCGAGCCGGGCCGGATCGTCGACGTGCTCATCGGCGGGGCGGGGGCGTTCGCGTTCCTGCTGGTGCTCGCGCTGATCAACCCGCGCGGGATGGGCATGGGCGACGTCAAGTACGCGGCGTTCCTCGGGCTGGGCCTCGGCTACGTCGGGCTCGGCGCCGTCGTGATCGGGATCTTCGGGGCGTTCCTGATCGGGTCGGTCATCTCGATCGGCCTCATCGTCACCCGGCTCCGCGGGCGCAAGGACATGATCCCGTTCGGCCCGTTCCTCAGCATCGGGGCGCTGCTGGCGCTGCTGTTCGGCTCGCAGATCGCCGACGCGTACCTGTCGGCGGTCGGGCTGGCCTGA
- the rpmI gene encoding 50S ribosomal protein L35, producing MPKQKTHSGTKDRFRVTRNGKVMHRRQNRNHLAEHKPQRRKLRLRRDEPLQNTAEAKTIKRMLGR from the coding sequence ATGCCGAAGCAGAAGACCCACTCGGGCACCAAGGACCGCTTCCGCGTGACCCGCAACGGCAAGGTCATGCACCGCCGCCAGAACCGCAACCACCTGGCCGAGCACAAGCCGCAGCGCCGCAAGCTGCGCCTGCGCCGCGACGAGCCGCTCCAGAACACCGCCGAGGCCAAGACCATCAAGCGGATGCTGGGCCGCTAG
- the rplT gene encoding 50S ribosomal protein L20, producing MARVKRGVHGRKQRRTVLNRAKGFRGARSRRYRIANETILHADRYATRDRRAKKRDFRKLWITRINAAARQEGMSYSRFMHGLKQAEIELDRKVLAELAVNDPKAFAALVTAAKAAL from the coding sequence ATGGCACGCGTCAAGCGCGGCGTCCACGGCCGCAAGCAGCGCCGCACCGTCCTGAACCGGGCGAAGGGGTTCCGCGGAGCCCGCAGCCGCCGCTACCGGATCGCCAACGAGACGATCCTGCACGCCGACCGGTACGCGACCCGGGACCGCCGGGCCAAGAAGCGGGACTTCCGCAAGCTCTGGATCACCCGCATCAACGCGGCGGCACGGCAGGAGGGCATGAGCTACAGCCGGTTCATGCACGGCCTGAAGCAGGCCGAGATCGAGCTCGACCGCAAGGTCCTGGCCGAGCTGGCCGTCAACGACCCGAAGGCGTTCGCCGCGCTGGTCACGGCCGCGAAGGCCGCGCTCTAG
- a CDS encoding TrmH family RNA methyltransferase, giving the protein MSLAHQLTTAPVITSTANPAVKAAAKLAARKGRRDERAFLVEGPQAVSEALGQLIEVFATPQALDDHAELLRQAAGAGAEVRAVTPEVLRVLADTVTPQGLVGVAPIRDVALVDVLPTARFLVVLDGVSDPGNAGTIIRTADAAGADAVVFLAGSVDPYNPKAVRASTGSVFHLPIVTGAAPEALADLAAAGLQVLAADVRASVPLAEVDLSVPTALVFGGEAAGLSATVLAGCSVSVHIPIARPERPGHHGHAESLNLAAAVAVMAYAVHDAQQHATAHTET; this is encoded by the coding sequence ATGAGCCTGGCGCACCAGCTCACGACCGCGCCGGTCATCACCTCGACGGCGAACCCCGCCGTCAAGGCCGCCGCGAAGCTCGCGGCGCGGAAGGGCCGGCGTGACGAGCGCGCCTTCCTGGTCGAGGGGCCGCAGGCGGTCAGCGAGGCGCTGGGCCAGCTCATCGAGGTCTTCGCCACCCCGCAAGCCCTCGACGACCATGCCGAGCTGCTGCGCCAGGCCGCCGGGGCGGGGGCGGAGGTCCGGGCCGTCACCCCCGAGGTGCTGCGGGTCCTCGCCGACACCGTCACGCCCCAGGGCCTGGTCGGCGTCGCGCCGATCCGCGACGTCGCGCTGGTCGACGTCCTCCCCACCGCCCGCTTCCTGGTCGTGCTCGACGGGGTCAGCGATCCGGGCAACGCCGGCACGATCATCCGCACCGCGGACGCGGCGGGCGCCGACGCGGTCGTGTTCCTCGCCGGCAGCGTCGACCCGTACAACCCGAAGGCCGTCCGAGCGTCGACGGGGTCGGTCTTCCACCTGCCGATCGTCACCGGCGCCGCGCCGGAGGCCCTGGCCGACCTCGCTGCGGCCGGCCTGCAGGTCCTGGCTGCCGACGTGCGGGCCTCGGTCCCCCTCGCGGAGGTGGACCTGTCGGTCCCGACCGCGCTCGTCTTCGGGGGTGAGGCGGCGGGCCTCTCGGCGACGGTGCTCGCGGGATGTAGCGTGTCAGTCCACATCCCAATCGCTCGCCCCGAACGCCCTGGCCACCACGGACACGCGGAGAGCCTCAACCTGGCTGCAGCAGTCGCGGTCATGGCGTACGCGGTGCACGACGCGCAGCAGCACGCCACGGCTCACACGGAGACATGA